Part of the Solanum pennellii chromosome 10, SPENNV200 genome is shown below.
CATTTTTACCCATTCCATCGTCTATGTAGTGCGCGTGTTGCTCACTCTCCAggtaacccgacccgaccctttttttttgaagaaaattcgTGAACtccttttcatttcatttctcaacttttccttaaaatcaaatgaaatacACAGTGTTGCTGTTGAcgatagtgttgttgttgacaATCTCATTGTTGATCATTGTTGATCGTTGTTGATGTGTATTTGTGAAGATTCTTGGAGATTGAAGGTCTAACAGGTTAGGGTTCTAaaatcttcacttttttttgATTATTCTAATTTTATGGATTATTATAGTGTAGAAGTGTTAGAATCGACCTCCTACAGTTGCCACTGTTAGGATATTTTTGAGTATGTTGGGTAATCGACTTAGTTAGTGTAGGGTATTGTGCTATTGACTTAGTGCGACTGTTAGTGATTAGGgttttgtgattgtgttttaggttagggttagaTGTTTTCCACTTAGTTTGAATCTTATTATTTGTCTCTTATACATTTCTAGACTTCAGTTTGTACATTATCAACTGCTATTGTTAGTGTTTTTGTTCTGTTAGTACTGTTAGAGCTAAATGTTAGTGCTTTTTTCTACTTTTGTTAGTTATTGTTTCTGCTGTTGTTGTTTGTTAGTGATTATGTTTGTTGTGTACAACTTGTTAGAGTTAGTTATTGAAATGTGTGTTTGAATTGTCTTTGTTGTTGTTACATGCTTTTTCAGGATGACTTTTACTCTGATAACTTTAAGATGGTATCATGGGGGGGGGGAATAGAATTTGGTCCACCACCTAAATATATTGGGGGGCATGTGACAGAATTCCTAGATGTAGATGTTGATAGGATGTCTTATTTGAGTTGAGGGACTACATAAAAGAACTAGGATATACAATAGATTGTGATTTTTCATCAAGTGGGATGGGTTATTGGTCCTTGTTGATAATGATAAGGTTATATTTGACCTTTTCAATAAGATAAATTATGGGGATCCAGTGGAGGTGTATGTTTTTCATGGGGTTAGTGAAGCTAATCAGGCCCCACTTGAAATTGGAGTTTGTCCCCCATGTGACTGAAAGTTGGGTAGGTGAGGAATCTTTTAATGAGACTTCTAACCCTAATAATCAGCCTCCTACTTCTACTTTTCCTTCCAGCCCTACAATTGGTCTTTCTGAAACTTCTAGCACTCCATTTGAAGCTCAGTCTTCTACTGTGCCTCCACCATCTCCTTCTATTGTGTCTCCTTCTTCTATTGTGGCTCCACCATATCCTTCTATTGTGCCTCCTCCTTCATCTGATTATCCTATAATAGATAATGAACTGATGATGAAGTGGAAGATGAATCAGGATCTGAAGGGTATACTAGTGAAGATACTGAGGTTGACAGTGATGTTCATCAAGAGTATGTAGATATAAGGGCAACCAAGAGGAAATTCAAAAGGTCACAAAGGAAAAGTAGGGGAACTACTTCAGATCAGATTAATATTAATGAGAAAGGTCCAGATATAGGGTAGACAAATAATGGTATTAGGGAAAGCTTAGTTGGTAAGCTAGGAGGTGATGAACCTTATTATCTAAGTGATGAAGTTCCTAGCTTTGAAATAGATGGTGAAGAAGTTGATCAAGTAGTGCATAAACCTGTTAGGAGGAAGAAAACCCCAAATAGAGTTGTGTTTGATACAACTGCTGAAAAGATTGTTTGGGAATTAGGACTGGTTTTTGGAACTGTTAAAGAATTTAGAGTGGCAGTGACAAGATATGCAATCCAAGAAcatattcaaattgaaaaatatgtaaatgaGCCTGGCAGAGTTAGAGTGAGATGTTGTAAAGAGAGTTGTCCTTGGTTGTTATGTGCAAGTAAGGATAGAACTAGTGGAGATTTCATTGTTAAAACATACAACCCTATCCATAAATGTTTGAATCAACTCATAATTACCTGTGCAACTCAAAGTTTTTAGCCATCAAATGCAAAGAAAGAATAACTCAACAGCCAAACATCAACATTGTCTTGTTGCAGGACATTATTAGAAAGGAGTTGGATATTAATGTTGGTTGGACAACAGTGAGAAAAGCTAGGACTAGAGTGTTACAAGATATCATGGGTAGAATTTTTGATTATAGAGATGAAATATTAAGGATTAATCCAGGTAGTACTTTTGTAGTGAAGGTTGGAGAAGATTCTGAAACTGGGCAGAAATTTTTTGAAGGATTTTATGTTTGCTTCAATGCTTTAAAGAAAGCATTTTTTGGAGGTGCTAGGAGGTTGATTGGTTTTGATGGGTGTTTTCTCAAAGGTGTGTGTAAAGGCCAGTTGTTAGTGGCAGTTTGTAGAGATGGAAACAACCAAATGCTCCCTATTGCTTGGGCAGTTGTTGAGGTTGAGAATCAGTATACCTGGACATGGTTTCTTGAACTAGTGAAGAATGATCTTGAACTTGGAGAAGGGCATCAACTATCCATCATTAGTGATATGCAAAAGGTAATCACTGATATCCATCTaactattttattgttgttgagttttgcactttaatttattctttttctgttaTATTGGTTTGTTAGAGACTAGAAATTGCTGTGGATACTTTATTGCCACTTGTTGAACATAGAAAATGTGCAAGACATGTTCTTGCAAATTGGTCAAAAAATTGGAAAGGAGTTGAAATAAGAAGAGTGTTTTGGAGGATTGCTAAATCCACATTTGAAGCTGAGATGAAGGACAATATAGAGACAATAAGGAAATTAGGACAAGAAGGTTTGGATAATATTTTATGGTACAATTTGAATACATGGTGCAAGAAGTATTTTAAAGAATATAGCAAATGTGATGTTGTGGACAACAATATGGCAGAAAGCTTTAATTCTTGGATAGTGTCTGCAAGGTATAAAACCATCATTACAATACTTGAGGAGATAAGGGTGAAGATGATGAAAAGAATTGGTGATTTGAGAGAGTTCTCAAACACTTGGATCACTGATATATCTCCTATGTCTTCGAAGATTTTGcaagaaaacattcaaaagtCTATGCAATGTAACTTGACTTGGAATGGAGAAAGAGGTTTTGAGATTAAACACCATGGATTTACACACACTGTGGACATTGTTAATAGGAGGTGTAGTTGCAGATCCTATCAGCTCAGGGGAATTCCTTGTCCTCATGGTGTTGCTGCCCTTCATTACAAAAACTTGGAACCAATCCATTATGTGGCTAGCTGTTATAGCAAGGAAACCTACCTCAGCACATATGCCCATTTTATTCAGCCAATgaataacatgaaaatatgGCCAACCTCAAATAATCCAATTGTAAAGCCACCAAAGATCAGAAAGTTGCCTGGAAGACCACGTAAGGTTAGAAGAAAGGAAGCAGATGAAAGCAGAAAAACTGGAAAGTTGAGCAAAAGAGGTGCTGTAATGAATTGTAGCAAATGTGGCACACAAGGACACAATAAAAGAGGATGTCCTACAAGAAACCAAGCTGGTCCAAGTCAATCAACTGAACCATGTTCTCAGGCAAGAAGTGCTGGTCCAAGTCAGTCATCTGAACCATCTTCTCATACACAGgtacttttatttgttactcTCAAATGTATGTTATATGTAGATGTATAtgtattgatatattaatatacagGCTACTGAAAGTGGTAGAGGAAAAGGCACAGGAAGATCAACAAGAGGAAGAGCAACAAGAGGAAGAGCAAGTGGCAGAGGTGTTCCAGCTCAATCACATGGAAATGTTACAAACACAGAGGTAAtatatcttattattatatcattgtcagataatatatatatgctttaatattttgatttcaaaGTACAGACTGTAAATGGTAGAGGTAGAGGTACAGGTAGAGGAGCAGGATCAAGGAGAGAAATGGCTCAAGAAAGAAATGTGAATGAAGGACTAAGTAGAGGAAGAGAAATGACTCAACATAGTCAAACTAGTTCTGAAGAAAACTGCAGTGGAGGAGGCCTAGGAAGAGGGAAGAGACCAGTAGAACATGAGGACACTAGTGGAGGACAAACAAGACCTTTTAAAAGGCCAAGAATGGTAGGTGTTGGCATATACCAAGCTGAAGATGGATTTACAACTCTCAATGTAAGTTTACAACTATCCATGCAAGTTTACAATTGTAATTGCAAACCTAATTGTCTAATATTTGAGTGTGTATTTATTTGACTAAGCAGCCTGAATTGCCAAGTAGAAGAGTCATCAATACTGGTACAAAAGTTACAAAGAGGGCTGATGTTGTCACTGGTGATATTGGCTACACACCAGTACGTGGATTCAAATGGAAGGGGAAGACAACTATTACCAGTAGCAACCTTGAAAGAATGAGGGCTGAAAAGGTTATCCAAACTAGGTCTGTAGCTGCTGCTAATGCTGCTAATAGCCAAGGCCAAACAGCTTCAAGTAGGAAAACTTCTGTGCCATGGAAGTAGGGCATTTTGATGTTGTcttgttcattttgacaaacAAAATTTAACTATGCATATATTTGTGTTGTTTTTTTATTGGAAACAAACTCAGTTTTGGGTATAACCAAACAAACTTGAATGGTTGGAATCAAACTCGATTATGAAGTCTTCTTTTTAGTCAGTTTTGTTATTGCCTTTTTAATTGTAATTGACATATTTGTGAAGTTTCTCAAATGGTTTCCACGATAATATAGATAAGAGAAccaaataaattaactaattgtTCAAATCATAACAATTTCGACAACAAAGAACAACAATAACTTGAACATTCAACAAATTCTATCCTTCAAGTTACACACACCTACAACTAGCAAGATCAAGACAATTAGCTTCTAGGTACACACAcctacaatttcaaaaatttgaaagtaACTAAACATGTCTATGTCAATTTTGGTTGCACACACCTACAACTTCCATCCTTCACATTCTTGGTTAGACTTAAACATAGAAAACACACAATAATGATCAAGACGATTAGCTTCAAGTTACAACATTTgcctttctttttctctatcATCATGACTTGGTTACTTTCAACACGACTTTCATAAGATGTCAATACTTCTTCCAACTCCTTAATTCTCTTTGCTAATCTCGGAATAACGTACTTGGATCGTATATCAACTTCTTCTCGATCCCTCCATCTAAAGAATTTGCATGCATCCTCCTAAAATACGCAAAacacaaattaaagaaaaatacataaacaagaTATCTCCATAAAAGAATTAGTAAACATACACGATAGCGTGGACAAGACCAAAATCTTCGAGTTGGATTATGCTCCGACCATGAAGTTTGCATTGATAGTAAGTCACCATGTTTGCATCGCAGTTTCACTCGCAACATCGGATCATTCTCATCATTACAAATACGATTCAACATTGCATTTGACATTTTCAATCAAAAACTAATCACAAAATTGAGAAGatattcaaccataaaaaacttcaaattaacgTTACTATtggaaattaaaagagaaaagacgAATTCCTACCTTATTTTCTTGAGGAAGATGATGAAGTCTTCAAAAAGAGAGCACCAATATTGTTCTTGCCAtggaaatcaaaattttaggGCTACCAACGGctatttttgagtttaaattggggaagatacaaaaattgattaaataattaatattaaagaaaaaaaatgacatgtgaCTGTTTTAAACtggtaaataaaaatgaaaaatgtccCATGACGCGCCTAACGTGCGTGTAAACAACCCAGATGAGTTAATGGGTAAAAATGGCCAATTTACAACGATGTATAGTTGTTAGTGGGGTGATAGGACACTTTAAAAGTTTAGGTATCTTTATGCAAATATGGGACAATCTAGCTTAATACTTCTGTTACATTAACTCACTCACATATTTAGAGCTTATGGAAGGTGTTTTGTGCATTAAGGTTTacaaaatcacaaaatcaaccaagtATGGAGCAAAAGTGGACTACTTCACGATAATTTAGACCTGGCCAATTTTTGGCCTTCTCCTAGTCCGACTTGGTGGGCCATTGAGGGTGTTTTTTCAAAGTTATAAATACGCAtacttagtaaattttttttataatgagaAGAGAGGATGCAAAGGACACAGAGGATGAACATAATACGAGCACAGAGCAAGAGCGAAGCACCATTCTTCTGGGGTTACTTCTTTTAACTGTTTTCTTAGctttatttcttgttttttttatgaattctagtaGTTGTTATCAGATTATGGGTGACTAAAGCCCTCAATATAGGGTTATGGACATAGTATGAACATCATATCCTTTGATAGATTATTATTGCGGATTATACCATCCatgttttgttttcttaattttatgttCACTATTTTGTGGCTTCTCAACCCATAAGATAAACAATAATTCCTAGTGGAACTCGACAAAATAAAGTTAGAAATAGAACATGGGTTAAAGGGAGTAGGGTTCGTCTGCGGACAAATTAGCGGCTAGGATGGAGATGTTCCTAGATTGACCTACTTGGCTCAAATACATGAAGATACATAACTATATTCGGATTGATTTACCATATCCCCACCAGTCCTGATCCCCACTCAAAGATGTAGGTGTGAGACTAATCTAGGTAGAAGGTCAGAGGCTCGAGAGACCATGACCATGtgttttttatgacaagggaaacccgcaacCGCTACCATTTGGGTGCACATCAAAGGAGGAACCAACATATCCTAACTAAAATATGCTCAAAATGCATTCATGGAGCCTAAATGCAATTTActctaaaaaaaacatttattcaAGGAGGAAGCTTTCACCTCCAAAACTAAGGCATGCTCATAACCAACTCATGAAGTCTATATGCAATTTTTACTCAAAGGAACTACAACATGAGGCAACAATGCAAATAAATCATCTCTAACAAGACCTAAGCattttcatgaacatgcataTGAGGAAACCATGGCAACACATAAAGCACACAATGAACCCACTAAATAGGCACactatcccccacttgggagtAAGCATACACAACTTCTCTAAACATCATGCATACTAAGAACAACTTTAAATCCCATCAGAACAAGTCACAAAAGTCATGAAATCCGAAAATTTACTACAACATGAAACACATACCGGTAGGACATGAGAGGATCACTCTTGATCTTCTCTAGTATGGAAAACTTAGGACCTATGCTCGGCATTGGTATCCGGGATCTTAAGAGAATCTTGCTTGTCCTGTCTCCCTTTAGCCCTAAGGATTGGGTAATCTCTCTTCTTGTGACCCTCATCACCACAACCATAGCACCTTTCCTTTCCGGctagacactcaccataatcCTTTCTCCCACACTTGGGCAAGTGATGTGCCGTGATTTCACGACATTTCTAATGCATTCACTTAAGATttgtgtgtgtctaaagcctttttgtagtgattttaataagttttgtgttttttttgcaggaaagatgttCAGGTGGCAAGGGAAGAAAACAACTGAAAAATAGTGCAGAACCAGACTACGAAtgcaatcgacggaccgtaggtgtgATCTTAGATGAGCTTTGAAGGAAAATCATGGAAGTTTGATTAAGTGTGGAACCAAGAGACACaacgacgatccgtcgatcaATTGACGGACCGTCCTAGTGAACCATCATTTGGTTCAGAGAAGGTTCCAGTACCTGATTtttgaagattctaagtatTGAGCTACCGAGGAGCATTGGTGGACCATAGGTGATTCGGCGGATCGTGTTGTTGGTCCGTTGTTTGATTCATGTGACATCCGAtagagaaaaatattctaaatctTGACTGATGGAGGCagtctacggaccgtcgattgatcTACGACTCGTGAGATGGTTCGTCGATTGTGTTGCGTCCTTGAacaaaactttccttattttaattccttttctTTAGGACTATGTTTTCTATATATAGGGTATTAAAACCTCATTTCTGGGTTAGCTACTAGTGTTTTTGTTCTACTTTGTTTTGGAGATTGATTTTTGCAAACTTTAGCAATTAATTGATTTCCTAAGTTAGTTTGAAGaatttttcattcaaattcAAGTTGGATTTATGGGTTATTTCTTCTTgttaagtaagttcatgatttcttcatctaaaactatgaattgtgatcttgctagcatgggtaactaatccacaactagggttgtgagaaccatgggtaattaacaaagtaatcctagtaattaagcaattcttgaatagtgttttgcatgcattgattattttttcgtttagaagtctttttaacgagttcacgcattagaactcgccttgttgtacttgccggaccaaggaggtagttaataagaaaagaattattgacATAGAtatagtgtgatactatctaataagctagtgtcgattggtgagAAGTAATAAATAAGCCATAtatcgattatgatgtctaatatgaggtaatggtaaggtttagtaaattatacacacgtgACGGGACCAAGGTGCAgggtgaaattttctagatgctggaccaaggatttagagatatagtaaaacctctataaattaatataactggaccatgaaattttattattttatagagatactatttaatcgataaattaatattaatatttattaatttaaagaagggcaatttcacatatagcaaataaaaaattcatatttgtatgctatagcaaagtttgcataattgcgctccatagcaaacataggaactgtataattcgctatacatatacagttgaagcaaattgtataaaacgaagtgtataaaacaagaaagaaaaagacacttgggcagagaactttataaaaacaaagtgtataaaacgaattgtattataataagtgtatagaacgattatatacaatttgaatttgtataaaatgaaaaaaaacaaaagatacttgacaaggaatatacaattgaatctaattgtataaaacgagaaagagagaaattagatacaatttgaaaattgtataaaacgagaaagagagaaaggcaaaagaaactgggcaggggagtatttttattgtataattataagtatttaggacgaaaatatatgtacttgcatgtgtatatacaattttctcactctttatacaaacagaaacacaatttatacatttcgcttctatttgtataagtgagaaagatGAGGGTGGCGAGCGATATTTGGgggagtggcgagcgagatctggaagaggggagagagggaaacaaaaatatatgtatttatacaattttctctgctttatacaattagaaacaatttttatacacttgtgtttgtataaaaagtgaggaagcgagcgagagattggaggagagtggcgagcgagatatttgggagagaggcacCTGACAATTTCTTGcaaatgtttgctatggagcacaattaaatcaaaccctagctactccatttattttaggtcattagtttgctattatatacaattttccatTTAAAGAATAGTTTGAAATTTGA
Proteins encoded:
- the LOC107002016 gene encoding uncharacterized protein LOC107002016 is translated as MKDNIETIRKLGQEGLDNILWYNLNTWCKKYFKEYSKCDVVDNNMAESFNSWIVSARYKTIITILEEIRVKMMKRIGDLREFSNTWITDISPMSSKILQENIQKSMQCNLTWNGERGFEIKHHGFTHTVDIVNRRCSCRSYQLRGIPCPHGVAALHYKNLEPIHYVASCYSKETYLSTYAHFIQPMNNMKIWPTSNNPIVKPPKIRKLPGRPRKVRRKEADESRKTGKLSKRGAVMNCSKCGTQGHNKRGCPTRNQAGPSQSTEPCSQARSAGPSQSSEPSSHTQATESGRGKGTGRSTRGRATRGRASGRGVPAQSHGNVTNTETVNGRGRGTGRGAGSRREMAQERNVNEGLSRGREMTQHSQTSSEENCSGGGLGRGKRPVEHEDTSGGQTRPFKRPRMVGVGIYQAEDGFTTLNPELPSRRVINTGTKVTKRADVVTGDIGYTPVRGFKWKGKTTITSSNLERMRAEKVIQTRSVAAANAANSQGQTASSRKTSVPWK